In Nitrospira sp., a single genomic region encodes these proteins:
- a CDS encoding glycogen debranching enzyme N-terminal domain-containing protein, whose protein sequence is MTILQRNVAHAYDHDDPRTGSFHAVAGRPVVSARQRMAGDERVGGCASRLWLGIASRRYHGLFGSDIPGCGRLVIVPRLDETIEQDGEQGVDAGLERGGGPESPPLTRHA, encoded by the coding sequence TTGACCATCCTTCAGCGCAACGTCGCGCATGCCTATGACCATGACGACCCCCGAACCGGTTCGTTCCACGCCGTCGCAGGACGTCCTGTCGTCTCGGCTCGCCAAAGAATGGCAGGTGACGAACGGGTCGGCGGTTGTGCCTCCCGCTTGTGGCTCGGCATTGCCAGCCGCCGCTACCATGGACTATTCGGCTCCGATATCCCGGGATGCGGTCGCCTCGTGATCGTTCCTCGTCTGGATGAAACGATCGAGCAAGACGGCGAGCAAGGCGTCGACGCCGGCCTGGAGCGTGGCGGAGGTCCTGAGAGCCCACCTCTGACGAGGCATGCGTAA
- a CDS encoding glycogen debranching N-terminal domain-containing protein, which produces MAYSIAKAVVIKQGNLFFLSPPEGDVPLTKGHGFGLYYHDCRYLSGYELMVEDEHPEALAARSSEGARAVFQLTTPEFRASDGRIIDRETVGLKWERTIDAESCVLHERLDIQNFGFEPVEFALRMRFRAGFEDVFAIRGIVRESKGKLWRPRWRDKRLVFSYTGGDGIFRSLAIHFDPLPTMIKGAAVEFRLKFRPSESKQLRISLEIDEVENPSARTVAHVRSSADLPEIRAARDERAKPETEFDSDSLLVNRVMRRSLMDLRMLKTSLAGHEFFAAGIPWFATLFGRDCLIASLQALAFWPETPADTLRLLARYQGAEVNEWRDEQPGKILHELRVGELARMNKIPHTPYYGTIDATPLFLILLSRHAQWTGDLALFQELRPSVERALDWIERYGNEAGDGYVSYSGNTKNGLLNQGWKDSGDAITTSEGRLAHPPIALAEVQGYVYLAKTSIAELFDRDGEPRQATRLRAEADALRARFNREFWMEDEGCYAMALEAGRRPCGVISSNAGQALWSGIVDERNAGRVVKRLMQPDMFSGWGIRTLSLQERRYNPMGYHLGTVWPHDNSLIAAGFRRYGFDEEARRLFVGLLDAAIEFEDHRLPELFTGFSRSEYGVPVRYPVACHPQAWAAGSVPYLVETSLGLTPNAFEKRLEVVRPSLPDFVRRAEIRRLRVGKGSVDLRFERNRDGILETHVSRVAGDLSVDIVTSPS; this is translated from the coding sequence GTGGCGTACAGCATTGCGAAAGCCGTCGTCATCAAGCAGGGCAACCTGTTTTTCCTGTCGCCGCCGGAAGGCGACGTGCCGTTGACCAAGGGACACGGCTTCGGACTCTATTATCACGATTGCCGCTACCTGAGCGGATATGAATTGATGGTGGAGGACGAGCATCCGGAGGCGCTGGCGGCCCGCTCGTCGGAAGGGGCCCGGGCGGTCTTTCAGTTGACCACACCCGAGTTCCGGGCCTCCGACGGCCGCATTATCGATCGAGAAACCGTCGGCCTCAAGTGGGAACGCACCATCGACGCCGAGTCTTGCGTCCTGCACGAGCGACTCGACATTCAGAATTTCGGGTTCGAGCCGGTCGAGTTCGCGTTGCGGATGCGCTTTCGAGCGGGGTTCGAAGACGTCTTCGCCATCCGCGGCATCGTGCGGGAGTCCAAGGGTAAACTGTGGCGGCCGCGATGGCGCGACAAGCGCCTGGTGTTTTCCTATACAGGCGGAGACGGGATCTTCAGAAGCTTGGCGATCCACTTCGATCCGCTTCCCACCATGATCAAGGGCGCCGCCGTCGAGTTTCGCCTCAAATTCCGGCCCAGCGAAAGCAAGCAGCTCCGGATCTCGCTGGAGATCGATGAAGTCGAGAACCCCTCCGCGCGGACGGTCGCGCATGTCCGCTCCTCCGCCGATCTGCCCGAAATCCGGGCGGCCCGCGACGAACGGGCGAAACCGGAAACGGAATTCGACAGCGACAGTCTGCTGGTGAACCGAGTCATGCGCCGCTCGCTGATGGACCTGCGGATGCTGAAAACCTCGCTGGCGGGCCACGAATTCTTCGCCGCGGGCATCCCATGGTTCGCCACCTTGTTTGGGCGGGACTGTCTCATCGCCTCGCTGCAGGCGTTGGCGTTCTGGCCGGAAACGCCCGCCGACACGCTGCGACTCCTGGCGCGGTACCAGGGAGCCGAGGTCAACGAGTGGCGCGATGAGCAGCCGGGCAAGATCCTGCACGAGCTTCGCGTCGGGGAGCTGGCGAGGATGAACAAGATCCCCCACACGCCGTACTACGGAACGATCGACGCCACCCCCCTCTTCTTGATCCTGCTCAGCCGGCACGCACAATGGACCGGAGACCTCGCGCTCTTCCAGGAACTCCGGCCCTCCGTCGAGCGGGCGCTCGACTGGATCGAGCGATACGGCAACGAAGCGGGGGACGGCTACGTCAGTTACTCCGGGAACACGAAGAACGGGCTGCTCAACCAAGGGTGGAAGGATTCCGGCGACGCGATCACGACCTCCGAGGGACGGCTGGCTCATCCGCCGATCGCCCTCGCGGAAGTGCAGGGATATGTCTACCTCGCCAAGACCTCGATCGCCGAACTGTTCGATCGAGACGGGGAGCCGCGGCAAGCGACCCGCCTGCGCGCGGAGGCGGACGCCCTGCGTGCACGCTTCAACCGGGAGTTCTGGATGGAAGACGAGGGATGCTACGCCATGGCGCTGGAAGCGGGACGCCGGCCCTGCGGCGTGATTTCCTCCAACGCCGGACAGGCGCTCTGGAGCGGCATCGTGGACGAACGGAATGCCGGCCGCGTCGTGAAGCGCCTGATGCAACCGGACATGTTCAGCGGGTGGGGGATCCGGACTCTGTCGCTCCAAGAACGCCGATACAACCCGATGGGCTACCACCTCGGCACCGTGTGGCCGCACGACAATTCGCTGATCGCGGCGGGGTTCCGCCGCTACGGATTCGATGAAGAGGCTCGGCGTCTGTTCGTCGGACTGTTGGATGCCGCCATCGAATTCGAAGATCACCGGCTGCCCGAACTCTTCACCGGATTCTCCCGCAGCGAATACGGCGTGCCGGTCCGCTATCCGGTGGCCTGTCACCCGCAGGCCTGGGCGGCCGGCTCCGTGCCCTATCTGGTCGAAACCTCGCTGGGCCTGACCCCCAACGCCTTCGAGAAACGGCTGGAAGTCGTGCGTCCCAGTCTTCCGGACTTCGTCCGTCGCGCGGAGATCAGGCGGCTGCGGGTCGGGAAGGGTTCGGTCGATCTGCGCTTCGAGCGCAATCGGGACGGCATCCTGGAAACGCACGTGAGCCGCGTGGCCGGCGACCTGTCCGTCGATATCGTGACTTCCCCCTCCTAG
- a CDS encoding Crp/Fnr family transcriptional regulator, translated as MTTELAKDLDGKMERDYLECRNAILAALPEEELRLVREWGQRVSIHEGKILQSAGTACEWLFFPTSAALSLMAVTQDGLSIETGLIGQEGMVGLLQFSGSRSQPLECMVQHGGMACQLSSSSVRRAQLPILYELILRYAGYRLAELAQTAICNRFHLVRQRLSRWLLTAQDRTGRQELEFTQEMLSAIVGARRPVVTSLIGRMQSEGLIEYRRGCLVIQDRPGLETASCECYGILRNALTEYLQGLPVRHS; from the coding sequence ATGACTACGGAACTAGCTAAGGATCTAGACGGGAAAATGGAACGGGATTATCTCGAATGCCGCAACGCCATACTGGCGGCGTTGCCGGAGGAGGAATTACGGCTGGTTCGTGAGTGGGGCCAGCGAGTCTCAATCCATGAAGGCAAAATCCTCCAGTCGGCCGGCACGGCATGCGAATGGCTATTCTTTCCGACGAGCGCCGCCCTGTCGCTGATGGCAGTGACTCAGGACGGCCTTTCGATCGAGACCGGGCTGATCGGCCAAGAGGGCATGGTCGGTCTCCTGCAGTTCTCCGGGTCTCGGAGTCAGCCGCTTGAATGCATGGTCCAGCACGGGGGAATGGCCTGCCAACTGTCGTCGTCGTCGGTGCGGCGGGCCCAACTGCCCATCCTGTATGAGCTCATCTTGCGCTACGCGGGATATCGGTTGGCGGAACTCGCGCAAACCGCGATTTGCAATAGATTTCACTTGGTACGTCAGCGGTTGAGCCGGTGGCTGCTGACGGCTCAGGATCGTACGGGCCGGCAGGAGTTGGAGTTTACCCAGGAAATGCTGTCAGCCATTGTGGGAGCCAGACGACCGGTGGTGACGTCCCTGATCGGAAGGATGCAGAGCGAAGGCCTGATTGAATATCGGCGAGGATGCCTGGTCATCCAGGATCGGCCGGGACTGGAGACGGCGTCATGCGAATGCTACGGTATTCTGCGCAACGCGTTGACCGAATATTTGCAGGGATTGCCCGTCCGGCATTCCTAG
- a CDS encoding glycosyltransferase family 4 protein: protein MKIAQISPLWESVPPKLYGGTERIVSYLTEELVRQGHDVTLFASGDSKTNAKLQSFCPHALRLNTGLVNRDAPLVLQLERALGAASDEFDIVHSHLDFLGFPMSRRAHVPVVTTMHGRLDLPELGPIFQEYAEMAVVSISNAQRTPLPGANWADTVYHGIPANLYRPHDQPGSYLAFLGRISPEKCPDHAIELAKRVGLPLRIAAKVDPADQEYFKQKIERLLDHPLVEYVGEINDAEKDDFLGHAAALVCPYDWPEPFGLVLIEAMACGTPVLAYRRGSIPEVIDHGVTGLVCDNLDEMAQAVPRISLIDRRRCRAVFESRFTVERMVRDYVALYERIIALPVRTKPHAHVRAGNQGLVGAGSPLTNPDAA from the coding sequence ATGAAGATCGCGCAGATATCCCCGCTCTGGGAAAGCGTGCCTCCAAAACTCTACGGAGGCACCGAACGGATCGTTTCTTATTTGACCGAAGAACTGGTCCGCCAAGGCCACGACGTCACCCTTTTCGCAAGCGGGGATTCCAAGACCAACGCGAAACTGCAATCGTTTTGCCCTCACGCGTTGCGCTTGAACACCGGGCTGGTGAACCGCGATGCCCCGCTCGTGCTTCAGCTCGAGCGGGCTCTGGGGGCCGCCTCGGATGAGTTCGACATCGTGCATTCGCATCTCGACTTTCTAGGATTTCCGATGAGTCGTCGCGCACATGTTCCCGTCGTCACGACGATGCACGGACGACTGGACCTGCCCGAGCTGGGCCCGATCTTTCAGGAATACGCCGAGATGGCGGTCGTGTCCATTTCCAACGCGCAACGGACCCCGCTTCCCGGTGCGAACTGGGCGGACACCGTGTATCACGGCATTCCGGCCAACCTGTACCGACCGCATGATCAGCCTGGATCCTACCTCGCATTTCTCGGCCGCATTTCTCCCGAAAAGTGCCCGGATCATGCCATCGAACTAGCCAAGCGGGTCGGGCTGCCGCTCCGCATCGCCGCCAAGGTCGATCCGGCCGATCAGGAGTATTTCAAACAGAAGATTGAGCGGTTGCTCGACCATCCGCTGGTGGAATACGTGGGAGAAATCAACGACGCAGAGAAGGACGACTTTCTCGGCCATGCGGCGGCGCTGGTCTGTCCCTACGATTGGCCGGAACCCTTCGGGTTGGTGCTGATTGAAGCGATGGCCTGCGGAACTCCGGTCCTGGCATATCGGCGTGGGTCTATCCCCGAGGTCATCGACCATGGGGTGACAGGCCTTGTCTGCGACAATCTGGACGAGATGGCGCAGGCGGTCCCCCGTATTTCGTTGATCGACCGTCGGCGGTGCCGGGCGGTCTTCGAATCGCGCTTTACGGTGGAGCGCATGGTGCGTGATTATGTAGCCCTATATGAGCGAATCATCGCCCTGCCGGTCCGGACCAAACCTCATGCGCATGTCCGAGCCGGCAATCAGGGGTTGGTCGGAGCGGGTAGCCCATTGACCAATCCGGATGCGGCCTAG
- a CDS encoding YtxH domain-containing protein: MRNGEYEYYEDDVTGWSAFIAGALIGAGVALLFAPQIGAELRGILRTYASRVKDEAFERGRAAWDTAVERGREYYEQGREAVQDAGRAAKEYAQSGKDALRETRQSTHTRG; encoded by the coding sequence ATGCGCAACGGTGAGTACGAGTATTACGAGGACGATGTGACGGGCTGGTCTGCCTTCATTGCAGGCGCGCTGATCGGGGCCGGTGTGGCACTGTTGTTCGCGCCGCAGATCGGAGCCGAGTTGCGAGGTATCTTGCGAACCTATGCCTCGCGGGTCAAAGACGAAGCCTTTGAGCGCGGAAGGGCGGCATGGGACACAGCGGTGGAGCGGGGTCGAGAATATTACGAGCAAGGCCGGGAGGCCGTGCAGGATGCCGGCCGGGCCGCGAAGGAGTATGCGCAAAGCGGCAAGGACGCGCTCCGCGAAACGAGGCAATCCACGCACACTCGAGGATGA
- a CDS encoding TraR/DksA C4-type zinc finger protein produces the protein MNKTMTERERRPQVLRALLLERRATLQKEIDRLIAQHRDQHGHFQDSSVLDLEDMSLRDATAAQQIALLEARTRQRVQLDEALRRLDEGTYGICQDCETPIAAGRLQALPFARRCVSCQEQLEAFERIVQREDRDEA, from the coding sequence ATGAACAAGACGATGACGGAAAGAGAACGGCGGCCGCAAGTGTTGCGCGCCCTGCTCCTCGAGCGGCGCGCGACACTGCAGAAGGAGATCGATCGGCTGATCGCCCAACATCGAGATCAGCACGGACATTTTCAAGACAGTTCGGTGCTGGATCTCGAAGATATGTCGTTGCGCGACGCGACGGCGGCGCAGCAAATCGCTCTGCTGGAAGCCAGGACGCGCCAGCGGGTTCAGCTGGATGAAGCTTTGCGGCGGCTGGATGAAGGCACTTACGGCATCTGCCAGGACTGCGAGACACCGATTGCCGCCGGCCGTCTGCAGGCCTTGCCCTTCGCGCGGCGGTGCGTCTCATGTCAGGAGCAGCTCGAAGCCTTCGAGCGCATCGTACAGCGTGAGGACCGCGACGAAGCCTGA
- a CDS encoding response regulator: MKGYGKRILVVEDDAAVRFILSTVLEAAGFNVYEAGDGLEAVESLKRRRYDVLLTDYRMPRMDGLELLDVARAMWPDLPVIVVTGDSVSFKQHDRLSAEAFALVEKPFDRDHLLSVIAAAVSEGAGHSVIQQDRLRPDAAPAWTSGC, translated from the coding sequence GTGAAAGGCTATGGAAAGCGAATTCTTGTCGTAGAAGACGATGCCGCCGTTCGATTCATCCTCTCCACAGTGCTGGAGGCGGCGGGATTCAATGTGTATGAAGCAGGCGACGGGCTCGAGGCGGTCGAGTCTCTGAAGCGTCGGCGGTATGACGTCCTGCTGACGGACTACCGCATGCCCAGGATGGACGGGTTGGAACTGCTGGACGTCGCTCGAGCGATGTGGCCGGATCTTCCCGTGATCGTGGTGACGGGCGACAGCGTATCGTTCAAGCAGCATGATCGCCTCAGTGCGGAAGCGTTCGCCCTGGTGGAGAAGCCCTTCGACCGCGATCATCTGCTGAGCGTGATCGCGGCTGCCGTATCCGAAGGAGCAGGGCACTCCGTTATACAACAGGATCGACTTCGTCCGGACGCCGCGCCTGCCTGGACGTCGGGGTGCTGA
- a CDS encoding sigma-54 dependent transcriptional regulator, with protein sequence MDAHSHVLVVDDDEDTRGLLREILAKEGYDVDTAADGKTALERITDRPPDLVMSDIHMPSLDGMSLLDELRNRHQDVPVILMTAYGSLKTAVDGLRSGAFDYLSKPFIVDDIRLVVRRALEHKHLSRQNEALKEQLRDRYRFDNLIGSSAGIVSVYKSIARVAHTDSTVLLQGESGTGKELIARAVHANSARSVGPFVAVDGGSLAEGLLESELFGHERGSFTGAVASKKGLLEKAHLGTCFLDEVADLSPVLQGKLLRVIQEREIRRVGSNAPMNIDVRIIAASKKDLDRLVKAGTFREDLYYRLNVVTIQIPPLRERVEDIPLLTQYFIQMYGQKKSPPVTGIAPEAMSLLTRYWWPGNIRELEHAVERAIALTPQSVIFPEDLPQAIQTATVQAAAQARGWVTLAELERDHILRVLEAHNRDLGRAAVVLGIHRKTLLRKLRYFGYPC encoded by the coding sequence ATGGACGCTCATTCTCACGTGCTCGTTGTGGACGACGACGAAGACACCAGAGGGCTGCTGCGCGAGATCCTTGCGAAAGAGGGCTACGACGTGGATACCGCAGCGGACGGCAAGACGGCCCTGGAGCGAATCACGGATCGCCCGCCGGATCTCGTGATGTCCGACATCCACATGCCCAGTCTGGACGGCATGAGTCTGCTGGACGAGTTACGGAACCGGCACCAGGACGTGCCGGTCATTCTGATGACTGCGTACGGCTCGCTGAAGACCGCCGTCGATGGGCTCCGGTCCGGCGCATTCGACTACCTCAGCAAGCCCTTTATCGTCGACGATATCCGGTTGGTGGTTCGGCGCGCGTTGGAGCACAAGCATCTATCACGCCAGAACGAGGCGCTCAAGGAACAGCTGCGAGATCGCTACCGATTCGACAACCTGATCGGCAGCAGCGCCGGGATTGTCTCGGTCTACAAGTCCATCGCCCGCGTGGCCCATACCGACAGCACCGTGCTGCTCCAAGGGGAAAGCGGCACCGGCAAGGAATTGATCGCGCGGGCCGTCCATGCGAACAGCGCCAGGAGTGTCGGTCCGTTCGTCGCCGTCGACGGCGGATCATTGGCCGAAGGCCTGCTCGAATCCGAATTGTTCGGGCACGAACGCGGGTCCTTCACCGGCGCGGTCGCGTCCAAGAAGGGGTTGCTGGAGAAGGCGCATCTCGGCACCTGCTTCCTGGACGAAGTCGCCGACCTGTCTCCGGTCCTGCAAGGCAAGCTGTTGCGGGTGATCCAGGAACGGGAGATCCGGCGAGTCGGCAGCAACGCGCCGATGAACATCGACGTCCGCATCATCGCCGCGTCCAAGAAAGACCTGGATCGGTTGGTCAAGGCCGGCACGTTTCGCGAGGATCTGTACTACCGGCTCAACGTGGTCACGATTCAGATTCCGCCGCTCCGCGAACGTGTGGAAGACATTCCATTGCTGACCCAGTATTTCATTCAGATGTACGGTCAGAAGAAGTCCCCGCCGGTCACCGGCATCGCGCCGGAGGCCATGTCGCTCTTGACGCGCTATTGGTGGCCGGGCAACATCCGAGAATTGGAGCACGCCGTCGAACGGGCCATCGCCCTGACTCCGCAGTCCGTCATCTTTCCCGAGGATTTACCGCAGGCGATTCAAACCGCCACCGTGCAGGCGGCGGCGCAAGCGCGCGGCTGGGTGACGCTGGCCGAGTTGGAGAGAGACCATATTCTCCGCGTACTGGAGGCCCATAACCGGGATCTCGGCCGGGCCGCCGTCGTGCTCGGTATCCATCGCAAGACGCTGCTCAGGAAGTTACGGTATTTCGGATATCCCTGCTGA
- a CDS encoding ATP-binding protein, whose protein sequence is MQNSSPMHSVPFPNRLTTIVLLIVMTISTFAADRYFSLGTGIWVLYLVPVVLTTQLLPHYTGIALVIGSGLLSAGMIDPKEGLVHETAVADRGLGLIVLVFTGLFLLRHRRTVEALQASEGRYQLLSAQHGLARAEAALQAVQERFKSIFYSSHDAIAYATFDGTLLEVNDAFLRLTGRRREDLIGSAPASASLWAALSLPAEGLRRVRETGAPISYETQYRPDERPTEYLNVHAFAVAAPDGTTSGLAMMIRNITARKQAETDLQRAGEELRAKNEALARTNELLSAVQHAAARAQRLSAIGQFAATVAHKIGTPLTALSGHVQLLMEDLSLPSKVRGRLQTVEAQIERTSCIIQDLLLYARRAPPVRTRTDMNECLEDCVTLFKTECDRLHVACIAELADDLPPVEVDRQQMQEAVNHLIENALQAMPNGGSLCLRTRAVEGAEVRRGLSRSMGVAVEIVDTGQGINPAHLTQIFQPFFTTKQAGRGTGLGLAIVQETLRAHEGRVTVESEPGKGTSFVMYLPAAE, encoded by the coding sequence ATGCAGAATTCTAGCCCGATGCACTCGGTACCGTTCCCCAACAGGCTGACCACCATCGTGCTTTTGATCGTGATGACGATCTCCACGTTTGCAGCCGACCGGTACTTTTCTTTGGGAACGGGGATCTGGGTGCTCTACCTCGTGCCGGTCGTGCTGACGACCCAGCTGCTGCCGCACTACACCGGGATCGCTCTGGTGATCGGAAGCGGTCTGCTGTCGGCGGGCATGATCGATCCGAAGGAGGGCCTGGTCCACGAGACGGCGGTCGCCGATCGGGGTCTGGGACTCATCGTGCTGGTCTTCACCGGCCTCTTTCTCTTGCGACATCGCCGTACCGTGGAAGCCTTGCAGGCCAGCGAGGGTCGATATCAACTCTTGTCGGCGCAGCACGGGCTCGCGAGGGCCGAGGCGGCGCTCCAAGCGGTGCAGGAACGATTCAAGAGCATCTTTTATTCGTCTCATGATGCGATCGCCTATGCCACGTTCGATGGGACGCTTCTGGAAGTCAACGATGCGTTTCTCCGTCTGACGGGACGGAGACGGGAGGACTTGATCGGGTCGGCGCCCGCGTCTGCATCGCTGTGGGCCGCCTTGTCGCTGCCGGCCGAAGGTCTGCGGCGGGTGCGGGAAACCGGAGCGCCGATTTCCTATGAAACACAGTACCGTCCCGATGAACGGCCGACCGAGTATCTGAACGTCCATGCATTCGCGGTAGCGGCTCCGGACGGCACGACATCCGGCCTCGCGATGATGATTCGCAACATCACTGCAAGGAAGCAGGCCGAGACGGACCTGCAACGGGCCGGAGAAGAACTGCGCGCCAAGAACGAAGCCCTCGCCCGGACCAACGAGCTCCTTTCGGCCGTCCAACATGCCGCGGCAAGGGCGCAGCGGCTGTCGGCCATCGGGCAGTTCGCCGCGACGGTCGCCCATAAGATCGGGACGCCGTTGACGGCCTTGTCGGGGCACGTGCAGCTGCTCATGGAGGACCTGTCTCTCCCGTCCAAGGTGCGGGGCCGGCTGCAGACGGTGGAAGCGCAGATCGAGCGCACCTCGTGCATCATCCAGGATCTGCTCCTGTACGCGCGCCGCGCGCCGCCCGTCCGAACGCGGACCGACATGAACGAATGTCTCGAGGACTGCGTGACGTTGTTCAAGACCGAATGCGATCGTCTGCACGTCGCCTGCATCGCCGAATTGGCAGATGATCTTCCGCCGGTCGAAGTGGATCGCCAACAGATGCAGGAGGCGGTCAACCATCTGATCGAAAACGCCCTGCAGGCGATGCCCAACGGAGGATCGTTGTGCTTGCGGACGCGCGCAGTCGAAGGAGCGGAGGTCCGGCGCGGACTGTCCCGATCGATGGGGGTCGCGGTCGAGATCGTCGATACGGGGCAGGGCATCAATCCCGCTCATCTGACGCAGATTTTTCAACCGTTCTTCACCACCAAGCAGGCCGGCCGCGGAACCGGTCTTGGACTGGCCATCGTGCAGGAAACGCTGCGGGCTCACGAAGGACGTGTCACGGTCGAAAGCGAGCCGGGAAAAGGAACCAGCTTCGTGATGTACCTCCCGGCGGCGGAATGA
- a CDS encoding methyltransferase domain-containing protein, giving the protein MPSSATSEDRWLFTQSHLASIVACLECGLLYRNPRPRPEAMMRAYQTERYDGAYLEAAFTAQRYWFRPKAALLLNHLAARATGAFRILEIGSFVGGFLAEGRALGWDMLGLDTGRMPADFCRRQGLPIVQGTVEDAGLSPNSFDAITIWNRFDQLSDPQTLLRSVVPLLRRRGLLVIRIPNAACFEWAMTLRAKLSKRWRRPLDAALAWNNLLTFPYLYGYSPVLLTGLVESFGLALRACHPDTSPFVPAGHLKWWARLEERVVKGCCRTARAVSWQPAGEDFHHAPWLDVYFERERNDA; this is encoded by the coding sequence ATGCCGTCATCGGCGACGTCGGAAGACCGGTGGCTCTTCACGCAGAGCCATCTGGCCAGTATCGTGGCCTGCCTGGAGTGTGGATTGCTGTATCGGAATCCCCGTCCCAGGCCCGAGGCCATGATGCGAGCCTACCAAACTGAACGATACGATGGCGCGTATCTCGAGGCAGCATTCACCGCCCAACGATACTGGTTTCGACCCAAGGCGGCTCTGCTGCTCAATCATCTGGCCGCCCGAGCCACCGGCGCCTTCCGGATTCTTGAGATCGGTAGTTTCGTCGGAGGGTTTCTGGCGGAAGGGCGCGCGCTCGGCTGGGACATGTTGGGCCTGGACACGGGCCGGATGCCGGCCGACTTTTGTCGGCGGCAAGGGTTGCCGATCGTGCAAGGCACCGTCGAGGATGCGGGGCTGTCGCCGAACTCCTTCGATGCGATCACCATCTGGAACAGGTTCGATCAACTCTCCGATCCTCAAACCCTGCTCCGGTCTGTCGTCCCGCTCCTACGGCGCCGTGGATTGCTCGTGATCCGGATTCCGAACGCCGCGTGCTTCGAATGGGCGATGACGCTTCGGGCGAAACTCTCCAAGAGGTGGCGGCGACCGCTGGATGCCGCGCTGGCATGGAACAACCTCCTGACCTTTCCCTACCTGTATGGATACTCTCCTGTGCTGCTCACCGGCTTGGTGGAGTCGTTCGGCTTGGCCTTGCGAGCCTGTCATCCCGATACGTCGCCCTTCGTTCCCGCCGGCCATCTGAAATGGTGGGCCCGGCTCGAAGAGCGCGTGGTCAAGGGATGCTGTCGCACCGCTCGCGCGGTCTCCTGGCAACCAGCCGGCGAGGACTTTCATCATGCGCCGTGGCTCGACGTCTATTTTGAACGGGAACGCAACGATGCATGA